The following are encoded in a window of Persicobacter psychrovividus genomic DNA:
- a CDS encoding PorP/SprF family type IX secretion system membrane protein: MKTHFIKFALLLFSFFVLGDLKAQNTFLSQHDYVPYYTNPAAVGQENFDRLLIHYRNTTLGSGFGLKNTMAGYSHPLYDSKHKRRFGAVSGSVSDFRSGTAGAFTNTQAMAGFNYNLPIARNHQIGVGMQGSYSFLRIDWTRLTTDAQWIMGNFDPSADLGENLDFTKNDQFNINVGMNWMWFDDAGRINGTFGVAMYDAVNSRNFIQDERTSGTQSYVLSGEVKVAKFDHLALRPMGRAVIQTNSNTYEAGLKLAYEPDMIHQPSVALSSYYRFDQAMVIAMQVYFQNLSLGISYDIPTGSKVGGQLGANNAIEFGASFHFGHMRAQRALGADKAPYVAPATLQHVKPSTIPSRKMKVQEQEQPPSIVDVNQERMEEDLRNEIENTKLRFALGKFDLTEDSDKKLQRIAEIMAKYPNTKILILGHTCTIGDEDINKFVGTERALAARDRLVEAGVPRGNIRIKGMSYTQPIATNDTDDGRAKNRRAQFIIIDQ; the protein is encoded by the coding sequence CTGCTATTTTCCTTTTTTGTTTTAGGGGATCTGAAGGCTCAGAATACATTCCTTTCTCAACACGACTATGTGCCGTATTACACCAACCCTGCGGCAGTAGGTCAGGAGAATTTCGACCGACTGTTGATTCATTACCGAAACACGACCCTCGGTAGTGGCTTCGGACTGAAAAACACCATGGCAGGTTATTCACATCCATTATACGATAGCAAGCACAAGCGACGTTTTGGTGCGGTTTCAGGTTCGGTGTCTGATTTCCGAAGTGGTACCGCTGGCGCTTTTACCAATACCCAGGCCATGGCAGGGTTCAACTATAATTTGCCTATTGCCCGTAATCACCAAATCGGTGTTGGAATGCAGGGAAGCTACTCTTTCCTGCGAATTGACTGGACCCGCCTAACCACCGATGCGCAGTGGATTATGGGTAATTTTGACCCTTCGGCAGATTTGGGGGAGAATCTTGACTTTACAAAAAATGATCAGTTCAATATTAATGTAGGAATGAACTGGATGTGGTTTGATGATGCGGGACGTATTAACGGTACTTTTGGCGTGGCCATGTATGATGCCGTAAATTCCAGGAATTTCATTCAGGATGAACGCACCTCTGGCACACAGTCTTATGTCCTTTCAGGAGAAGTGAAGGTCGCCAAATTTGACCATCTCGCACTTCGTCCTATGGGTCGTGCGGTAATTCAGACCAACTCCAATACCTATGAGGCAGGTTTGAAGCTCGCCTATGAACCTGATATGATCCACCAGCCAAGTGTTGCCCTGTCGAGTTACTATCGATTTGACCAGGCCATGGTGATTGCGATGCAGGTTTATTTCCAGAACCTTTCACTCGGTATTTCTTATGATATTCCTACAGGAAGCAAGGTCGGTGGACAATTGGGCGCTAACAACGCTATTGAGTTTGGGGCTTCTTTCCATTTCGGACATATGCGGGCACAGCGCGCCCTTGGAGCAGACAAAGCACCGTATGTTGCACCAGCAACCCTTCAGCATGTGAAGCCAAGCACCATTCCTTCAAGAAAGATGAAGGTACAGGAGCAGGAGCAGCCACCAAGTATTGTGGATGTTAATCAGGAGCGTATGGAGGAAGATTTGCGCAATGAGATTGAAAATACAAAACTACGCTTTGCACTCGGGAAGTTTGACCTGACCGAAGATTCTGATAAAAAGCTCCAGCGTATAGCAGAAATTATGGCGAAGTACCCGAATACAAAAATTCTGATTCTCGGCCATACCTGTACCATAGGCGATGAAGACATCAATAAATTTGTGGGGACAGAGCGCGCACTTGCTGCCCGCGACAGGCTCGTGGAAGCGGGCGTGCCACGCGGCAATATTCGTATTAAGGGAATGAGCTACACCCAGCCAATTGCCACCAACGATACGGACGATGGCCGAGCTAAAAACCGCCGTGCTCAGTTTATTATTATTGATCAATAA